The sequence below is a genomic window from Microbacterium abyssi.
CGCGAAGCTCGGGGTGAGCCAGATCGCCGTCGTACCGAGTCCCTCGATGTAGTCGAGCTGCTGGCGGAGCCCTGCGATGTCGCCGCCCTGGTAGAACCCCTTGTCAGTGGGGTCGAAGCCGGTGGTCATGCGATCGCCGGTGAGACCGCCGGTGTCGTTGGAGGTGTCGCCGTTGGCGAATCGGTCGGTCATGACGAAGTAGAACTGCTCGTCGGCGCCGGCCTGGCGCACGGGGGCTGCGACGAGCGCGTCATCGCCTGCGGTGTAGGTCGAGCGCAGACTCTCGACCTCGACGCCGACCCGCTTGAGGTTGTCATCGAAGGTGAAGCGCAGCGTCGCGGGTCCCGCGACTGTGAGCGGAAGGTTGTCCCCGCCGCCGTCCAAGCCGTACGCCTCGTCCCAGCCATCGTTGAGGGCGACCTTGTACTGGTAGCTGCCGGCCGGCACGTCGAAGGCGGCGCTGTAGACGCCGTCGGTCGCGGTGAGAGGCAGCTCGGTCTCGGCGCAGTCCGGCGCCCAATCGGCGGCGCAGCCGAGTGCGGTCTGCAGGTCGCCGACGAGGGCGACCGTCCGATCGGCGGCGGATGCGGGGGCGAGTCCGATGGCGGAGACGCCGGAGGCGAGGAGAGTTGCTGCGATCAGGAGGGCGGCACGACGCTGGGCGGTCTTCTTCGACACGAATGCTCCATCAGGTGTGGTGCGGGCACGACGACGTGACCGGCTGCTGTGGGAGTGAAGCTAGCAGCATCCTGTCGCTGACTGCAAGCGCTTCCAGAAAATAGGACGCACGCCGCCCGGGCACCCGATACCGTAGAGACCGTGCCACGTCCCCGTCCTCTCCCGATCGATCCGCTGGCCGAGGCCAAGCGGCAGTGGCTCGCGCACGGGTGGACGGATGCCGCCGACGGCATGACCGCCGTCGTCTCCGTCATGCGCGCACAGCAGCTTCTTCTCGCCCGGGTGGATGCTGCGCTGAAGCCCTTCGCGCTTTCGTTCGCGAGGTACGAGATGCTGCGGCTGCTCGCGTTCAGCCGATCGGGCAGCCTCCCGCTGTCGAGCGTGGTCGCGCGCCTGCAGGTGCACGCCACGACCGTCACAAGCACGGCGGAGCGTCTGGTGCGCGATGGGTTGATCCTGCGCGAGCCGCATCCTCACGATGGTCGTGCCGCCATGCTCAGCCTCACCGACGCCGGTCGGGATCTCGTCGAGCGCGCCACAGCGGCGCTCAACAGTCAGGTGTTCAGCGCCCCGGGCATGAGTGCAGAGGACACCACCGGTCTCGTCGGGATCGTCGCCCGGCTGCGCCGGGATGCCGGGGACTTCACCGAGCCGCGTCCACAGCCGGACCCGCTCTGATCGTGCCCTCCTGATGCCAGAGTTCACGCTCGAGCGCG
It includes:
- a CDS encoding MarR family winged helix-turn-helix transcriptional regulator yields the protein MPRPRPLPIDPLAEAKRQWLAHGWTDAADGMTAVVSVMRAQQLLLARVDAALKPFALSFARYEMLRLLAFSRSGSLPLSSVVARLQVHATTVTSTAERLVRDGLILREPHPHDGRAAMLSLTDAGRDLVERATAALNSQVFSAPGMSAEDTTGLVGIVARLRRDAGDFTEPRPQPDPL